The Methanomethylovorans hollandica DSM 15978 genome includes a region encoding these proteins:
- a CDS encoding tRNA pseudouridine(54/55) synthase Pus10 translates to MSILDTVKMIIHEGPICDHCMGRQFAKLSTGLTNAQRGNSLKVALSMEGHRIHKEEGDDSLLRELSHSCSYARRVLGTDGEDERCWMCLGLFSELDKWADLAVTALEGLEYSSFLVGTKASGLLSENEEILWSECGISHAEQLKTEMNREVGKLIASRTGKVVDFERPEIVVMLDIASEKLSLQIKSLYIQGRYNKLVRGIPQTRWPCRNCRGKGCEICSFTGKQYPESVDELIKKDVIDAACAEDTAFHGAGREDIDALMLGNGRPFVVEAISPKVRTIALKELQEAINSHASGKVEVHGLQIVPKEMVEKLKSAHADKVYNLKVTFTDPVSKEELISALESLSGAEIHQRTPQRVSHRRADLTRKRYVHVIELLGLEADHAMLRVRCEGGLYVKELVSGDEGRTLPSLTGILGKQAKVMELDVVDVDI, encoded by the coding sequence ATGAGTATATTAGATACTGTTAAAATGATAATCCATGAAGGGCCTATCTGTGACCATTGTATGGGTAGGCAGTTCGCAAAGTTATCTACCGGCCTTACTAATGCCCAGAGGGGCAATAGTCTGAAAGTGGCACTTTCTATGGAAGGGCACCGGATACATAAAGAGGAAGGAGATGATTCTCTTCTCAGGGAACTTTCTCACAGCTGCAGTTATGCACGGAGGGTACTTGGTACAGACGGGGAAGACGAGCGTTGCTGGATGTGTCTTGGTCTGTTCAGTGAGCTCGATAAATGGGCGGACCTTGCAGTTACTGCACTTGAAGGTCTTGAATATTCCAGTTTTCTGGTAGGCACTAAAGCCAGTGGACTCCTTAGTGAAAATGAAGAGATCCTCTGGAGCGAGTGTGGAATTTCCCATGCCGAGCAGTTAAAGACTGAGATGAACAGGGAAGTGGGAAAACTTATCGCATCCAGGACCGGTAAAGTAGTAGACTTTGAACGGCCTGAGATCGTCGTTATGCTTGATATTGCATCTGAAAAGCTAAGCCTGCAGATTAAATCTCTTTACATTCAGGGCCGCTATAATAAACTTGTAAGGGGCATCCCACAGACAAGATGGCCATGCCGTAATTGTAGAGGCAAAGGATGTGAAATATGCAGTTTCACCGGAAAGCAGTACCCTGAATCTGTAGACGAGCTGATCAAAAAAGATGTTATTGATGCAGCATGTGCTGAAGATACTGCATTCCATGGTGCGGGAAGGGAGGATATAGATGCTCTTATGCTGGGCAATGGCAGACCTTTTGTGGTAGAGGCCATCAGCCCCAAAGTTCGTACCATTGCTCTAAAAGAACTTCAGGAGGCAATTAATTCTCATGCATCCGGTAAAGTGGAAGTACATGGGTTGCAGATCGTACCAAAGGAAATGGTAGAGAAGTTGAAATCCGCTCATGCGGATAAAGTATATAACCTTAAAGTTACATTCACTGACCCAGTTTCAAAAGAAGAACTAATATCAGCACTGGAAAGTCTTTCAGGTGCAGAGATCCATCAAAGGACGCCTCAGCGTGTATCCCACAGAAGGGCTGATCTAACCAGAAAAAGGTATGTGCATGTCATAGAACTTTTAGGTTTGGAAGCAGACCATGCGATGTTGAGGGTCAGGTGCGAAGGTGGTCTGTATGTCAAGGAACTCGTATCAGGTGATGAAGGGCGGACCCTTCCAAGCCTTACCGGGATATTAGGTAAGCAGGCAAAAGTTATGGAGCTTGATGTAGTGGACGTTGACATCTGA
- a CDS encoding 50S ribosomal protein L21e — MSHGERHCTRYKLKKTIRERGISPVSKAIQEFNNGQMVHIDIDPSVQKGMPNPKFQGSTGKVVGQRGRAYLLQVRDGNSMKEVISLPQHLKPQK, encoded by the coding sequence ATGTCACATGGTGAGAGACACTGTACAAGGTACAAATTGAAGAAGACCATAAGGGAAAGAGGTATTTCCCCAGTAAGTAAAGCAATTCAGGAATTCAATAACGGTCAGATGGTACACATAGACATCGACCCAAGTGTACAAAAAGGCATGCCAAACCCGAAATTCCAGGGAAGCACGGGTAAAGTGGTTGGTCAGAGGGGAAGAGCTTATTTATTGCAGGTAAGGGATGGTAACTCTATGAAAGAGGTAATTTCCCTGCCACAGCACCTGAAACCTCAGAAGTGA
- a CDS encoding RNA polymerase Rpb4 family protein, translating to MIVKNILSEELLTISEVREMLNEIMEDRLSNGEELRYELRKAINHAEMFSRMSAQRSRELVNKLMELEKMKPEIAVRIADISPRTRDELRTLYAKERYTLSESELDSMLDLVSEAVE from the coding sequence ATGATAGTAAAGAACATTCTAAGTGAAGAACTTCTGACCATCTCAGAGGTCAGGGAGATGCTCAACGAGATCATGGAAGATCGTCTCAGTAATGGAGAAGAGCTCAGATATGAGCTACGTAAGGCTATCAACCATGCAGAGATGTTCTCCAGGATGAGCGCCCAGAGGTCACGGGAACTTGTTAACAAGCTCATGGAATTGGAAAAGATGAAACCAGAGATTGCTGTACGAATAGCTGACATATCTCCCCGGACAAGGGATGAGCTCAGGACCCTGTATGCAAAGGAAAGGTACACTCTTTCGGAATCTGAGCTTGACTCGATGCTGGACCTGGTGAGCGAGGCAGTAGAATAG